Proteins encoded together in one Phycisphaerae bacterium window:
- the cyaB gene encoding class IV adenylate cyclase gives MTLLFGSPKLTTDRRPLLPMPLEVEAKLKVDDHAVVRERLRALGASYQGQVTETNRIFDSADRTLLAGGRGLRVRSSVTADGRTLGTLTYKGPLQPGDLKSREEIETKLEDPQSTAAILTALGFVEVVRFEKRRESWHLGDCHIELDEVPHLGCYVEIEGSDEPTIRRVQADLGLAHLTHIPSSYIALLAKHCRAHDLPTLPITFPNQDICPWTGS, from the coding sequence ATGACTCTTCTGTTCGGCTCCCCCAAGCTGACCACTGATCGCCGACCGCTACTTCCGATGCCCCTCGAAGTTGAAGCCAAGCTGAAGGTCGATGACCACGCCGTGGTGCGCGAGCGGCTGCGGGCCCTTGGAGCCTCGTACCAGGGTCAGGTCACCGAGACCAATCGGATCTTTGACAGCGCCGACCGCACGCTCCTGGCCGGCGGGCGCGGGCTGCGCGTGCGAAGCAGCGTGACCGCCGATGGGCGAACGCTGGGCACCCTGACCTACAAGGGCCCGCTGCAGCCAGGCGACCTCAAGAGCCGCGAGGAGATTGAGACCAAGTTGGAGGATCCCCAGTCAACAGCGGCCATTCTGACCGCGCTGGGCTTTGTCGAGGTCGTCCGCTTCGAGAAGCGCCGCGAAAGCTGGCACCTCGGCGACTGCCACATCGAGCTGGACGAAGTCCCGCACCTGGGCTGCTACGTCGAGATCGAAGGCTCCGACGAACCGACCATCCGCCGCGTTCAGGCCGACCTCGGCCTCGCCCACCTCACTCACATCCCATCCAGCTACATCGCCCTCCTGGCCAAGCACTGCCGGGCTCACGACCTGCCCACCCTGCCGATCACCTTCCCCAACCAGGACATCTGCCCCTGGACTGGTTCATGA
- a CDS encoding Gfo/Idh/MocA family oxidoreductase translates to MQNGRTGLTRRELVGGTAAALAGISIVPRHVLAGGDQTAPSEKLNIAAIGAGGQAVWDLDNLSGENIVALCDADLRTCKDTFKKYPKAKQYRDFRKMLAELDKEIDAVLVATPDHTHAVAAMAAVKRGKHVYCEKPLAHSVWEVRQLMTAAREHKVVTQLGNQGHSFDTIRQFCEWIWDGAIGKVHTIHAACDAFPAAYSKIGRLDSLKKRHEIPAELDWDLWLGPAADRPYHPAYLPFEWRGWSPFGTGVLGDWVCHVLDPVFWALDLGAPRTIQVDKAVDYDVEKHALTFPKGIVVRYDFAASDKHGPITLYWHGGSERIPRPEGMDKGVNPPGTGAVVLGDKGGITYGSHGAGGLQIYPQDKMKAYKQPPQKLPRVKGHHQDWLDAIRKGTKAGSDWSYGGPLTELGLLGVIGLHFPGQELKWDGPAMRFTNNDEATRMLTPKYREGWKL, encoded by the coding sequence ATGCAAAACGGAAGAACCGGCCTTACGCGGCGCGAATTGGTGGGCGGCACGGCGGCGGCTCTGGCGGGGATCAGCATCGTTCCCCGTCATGTGCTCGCGGGCGGCGATCAGACGGCACCCAGCGAGAAGCTGAACATCGCGGCCATTGGAGCGGGCGGACAGGCCGTGTGGGACCTCGACAACCTGTCCGGTGAGAACATCGTCGCCCTCTGCGACGCCGACCTGCGGACCTGCAAGGATACGTTCAAGAAGTACCCCAAGGCCAAGCAGTATCGCGATTTCCGCAAAATGCTCGCCGAACTGGACAAGGAAATCGACGCAGTCCTGGTCGCCACTCCCGATCATACCCACGCGGTGGCCGCCATGGCCGCCGTGAAGCGCGGCAAGCACGTGTACTGCGAGAAGCCGCTGGCCCACTCGGTGTGGGAAGTTCGCCAGCTCATGACAGCCGCCCGGGAGCACAAGGTCGTCACCCAGCTCGGCAACCAGGGCCACTCGTTCGATACTATCCGTCAGTTCTGCGAGTGGATCTGGGACGGTGCCATCGGCAAGGTACACACCATCCACGCCGCATGCGACGCGTTCCCGGCGGCCTACTCCAAGATCGGCCGGCTCGACAGCCTCAAGAAGAGACACGAAATCCCGGCCGAGCTGGACTGGGATCTATGGCTGGGTCCGGCCGCCGACCGGCCCTACCACCCCGCCTATCTACCCTTCGAGTGGCGGGGCTGGTCGCCCTTCGGCACCGGCGTGCTGGGCGATTGGGTCTGCCACGTCCTCGATCCGGTGTTCTGGGCCCTGGACCTGGGCGCGCCCCGCACCATCCAAGTCGACAAGGCGGTGGACTACGATGTGGAGAAGCACGCCCTGACCTTCCCCAAGGGAATCGTGGTCCGCTACGACTTCGCGGCCAGCGACAAACACGGTCCGATCACGCTCTACTGGCACGGCGGTTCGGAGCGCATCCCCCGTCCCGAAGGCATGGACAAGGGCGTCAACCCCCCGGGCACCGGCGCGGTGGTCTTGGGCGACAAGGGGGGAATCACCTACGGCTCGCACGGCGCCGGCGGCCTGCAGATCTATCCGCAGGACAAGATGAAAGCCTATAAGCAGCCACCACAGAAACTGCCACGCGTCAAGGGCCACCACCAGGATTGGCTGGATGCCATTCGCAAAGGCACCAAAGCCGGCTCCGACTGGTCTTACGGCGGGCCACTCACCGAGCTCGGGTTGCTGGGCGTGATCGGGCTGCATTTCCCAGGCCAGGAACTCAAATGGGACGGTCCCGCCATGCGCTTCACCAACAACGACGAAGCCACGAGGATGCTGACGCCCAAGTACCGCGAAGGCTGGAAGCTCTGA
- a CDS encoding Fe(2+)-trafficking protein, with product MDDARIAQFRKMTEADPTNELGHFSLGQALLEAKQYKEAAACFERVIELNAQNSKAYHLLALAQNAAGERSKALGTARLGFDIAHSRGDIRPRDGLAALMRMLGEEPPEVDDPMRAKPGPAIKIGEGQITCRHCGAAKAPMAERPFKGELGERVLASICPDCWREWVFMGTKVINELRLDFANPQHGKVYDQHMREFLGLE from the coding sequence ATGGACGATGCACGCATTGCCCAGTTCCGCAAGATGACCGAGGCCGACCCGACCAACGAGTTGGGGCATTTCAGCCTGGGGCAGGCCCTTCTGGAAGCCAAGCAGTACAAGGAGGCAGCCGCTTGCTTCGAGCGAGTCATCGAGCTGAACGCCCAGAACTCGAAGGCCTATCACTTGCTGGCCCTGGCCCAGAATGCGGCCGGCGAGCGGAGCAAGGCCCTGGGTACCGCCCGGCTCGGGTTCGATATCGCCCACAGCCGGGGCGACATCCGACCGCGCGACGGGCTTGCCGCCCTGATGCGCATGCTCGGCGAAGAGCCTCCCGAGGTGGATGATCCCATGAGAGCGAAACCCGGACCGGCCATCAAGATCGGCGAGGGCCAGATCACCTGCCGGCATTGCGGCGCGGCCAAGGCCCCGATGGCCGAGCGGCCGTTCAAGGGCGAGTTGGGCGAGAGGGTCCTGGCTTCGATCTGCCCCGACTGCTGGCGGGAGTGGGTCTTCATGGGTACCAAGGTCATCAACGAACTTCGCTTGGATTTCGCCAACCCCCAGCACGGCAAGGTCTACGATCAGCACATGCGCGAGTTCCTCGGCCTCGAGTGA
- a CDS encoding PmoA family protein: MSSFKVVDRRTVLKQMAGAVAAGTLASGSVQAAAPTVAPARPAQQELGSYLYARKIWVRLGDRVFTCYRADTAQKYPYFYPVIGPASGLPLTDETGEPWPHHRSLYLGCDRVNGGNYWQDGLERGQIISRGPKLEQAKGTRIAIVDSCDWRQPDKEPILEDARRFSIVAPGPDVHLIDADITLTARTDVRIANTNHSFFSVRAARDMAPLGGGKLIDAHGRVGEKATFGQAAPWCGFEATRLGVPESIVLMHHPDNPWPDARWFTRDYGFMSPTPFQWVGEKGWTLPAGKAIRIRYRVAALKGLIDGLRVNQIYQEFVAAAG; this comes from the coding sequence GTGTCATCGTTCAAGGTGGTGGATCGGCGTACCGTTCTAAAGCAAATGGCCGGCGCCGTCGCCGCCGGGACGCTCGCGTCGGGCTCGGTCCAGGCGGCTGCCCCGACGGTCGCGCCCGCGCGTCCAGCACAGCAGGAGTTGGGTTCCTATCTCTATGCCCGGAAGATCTGGGTCCGCTTGGGCGATCGGGTCTTCACCTGCTACCGGGCGGACACCGCCCAGAAGTACCCCTATTTCTATCCCGTGATCGGCCCCGCCTCCGGGCTGCCGCTGACCGACGAGACGGGTGAGCCATGGCCGCACCATCGTTCATTGTACCTGGGTTGCGACCGGGTCAATGGCGGCAACTACTGGCAAGATGGGCTTGAGCGCGGCCAGATTATCTCGCGCGGACCAAAGCTCGAGCAGGCCAAGGGCACGCGGATCGCGATTGTCGACTCTTGCGACTGGCGGCAGCCGGACAAGGAACCGATTCTGGAGGACGCCCGCAGGTTCAGCATTGTGGCGCCCGGCCCGGACGTTCATCTGATCGACGCGGACATCACGCTCACCGCTCGGACCGACGTGCGCATCGCCAACACGAACCACTCTTTCTTTTCGGTTCGGGCCGCCCGTGACATGGCTCCGCTTGGGGGCGGCAAGCTGATCGACGCTCATGGCCGGGTGGGGGAGAAGGCCACCTTCGGTCAAGCCGCCCCGTGGTGCGGATTCGAGGCCACGCGTCTGGGCGTGCCGGAGTCCATCGTGCTCATGCATCATCCGGACAATCCCTGGCCGGACGCCAGGTGGTTCACCCGCGATTACGGCTTCATGTCCCCGACGCCCTTTCAGTGGGTGGGCGAGAAAGGTTGGACGCTCCCGGCGGGCAAGGCGATCCGGATCCGCTACCGGGTGGCGGCCCTGAAGGGGCTCATCGACGGCTTGCGGGTGAATCAGATCTATCAGGAGTTTGTGGCGGCAGCGGGCTGA
- a CDS encoding efflux RND transporter periplasmic adaptor subunit: MKKMILLVAAVLIVIVLVYANHRLQGSPRKLNWSFAPPAALQVEAQKPTRRPITHVVTAPGTIQPVVEVEISSQVVGRVLKLPVKEGEAVKKGDLLAKLDAADYEARVRSAEARVQRLKAAIRQVSADLEKADRDDKRYKNLIASDAASIDERENVATILSRLQAARDMAQQESIEAQGALDAAQEDLRRTSIISPIDGVVAQILAEEGEVLIPGTMNLPGAVFMVISDMARMEVKTQIDESDVVRVRPGQRAWIYLTTDDRTAIPGVVQRVTPKGVKQVEVTTFETRILVESADPRVRSGMTASVEIEVRRHENALAVPIQAVRHRKRKDLPAEAVKEGATEVSTTSSAARPATVPAALGRTRRSREPEAEYLKVVFVIKDGKAQARLVQTDISDESHVEITSGLGSDDQVIIGPYRVLDVLKHGQAVEATGATATRPAGS, encoded by the coding sequence ATGAAGAAGATGATCCTGCTTGTCGCCGCGGTTCTGATCGTGATCGTGCTGGTCTATGCGAACCACCGGCTTCAAGGTTCGCCGCGGAAGCTGAACTGGAGTTTCGCGCCGCCGGCGGCGCTGCAGGTCGAGGCTCAGAAACCCACTCGTCGGCCTATCACTCACGTCGTCACGGCACCAGGCACGATCCAGCCCGTTGTCGAGGTCGAGATCAGCTCGCAGGTGGTTGGGCGGGTCCTGAAGCTTCCAGTCAAGGAGGGCGAGGCAGTCAAGAAGGGAGACCTGCTCGCAAAGCTGGATGCCGCGGACTATGAGGCCCGCGTCCGCTCCGCCGAGGCCCGAGTGCAGCGGCTCAAGGCGGCCATCCGCCAGGTCAGCGCGGACCTGGAAAAGGCGGATCGCGACGACAAACGCTACAAGAACCTGATCGCGAGCGACGCGGCCAGCATCGACGAGCGGGAGAACGTGGCGACGATCCTGAGCCGCCTCCAGGCAGCCCGCGACATGGCCCAGCAGGAGAGCATCGAGGCCCAAGGAGCCCTCGATGCCGCCCAGGAGGACCTCAGACGAACGTCCATCATCTCGCCGATCGACGGAGTCGTCGCCCAGATCTTGGCGGAGGAGGGCGAAGTCCTCATCCCGGGCACGATGAATCTGCCCGGCGCCGTGTTCATGGTCATCAGCGACATGGCCCGCATGGAGGTCAAGACGCAGATCGACGAGTCGGACGTGGTTCGGGTCAGGCCGGGTCAGCGAGCCTGGATCTACCTGACCACCGACGACCGCACGGCCATTCCCGGCGTCGTTCAGCGGGTGACGCCCAAGGGTGTCAAACAGGTCGAGGTCACCACCTTCGAGACACGGATCCTGGTCGAGTCAGCCGATCCCCGTGTCCGGTCGGGAATGACGGCCAGCGTCGAGATCGAGGTGCGTCGGCACGAAAACGCCCTGGCGGTGCCGATCCAGGCCGTTCGGCACCGGAAGCGAAAGGACCTGCCCGCCGAGGCGGTGAAAGAGGGGGCGACCGAAGTCTCGACCACGTCATCGGCGGCGAGGCCCGCGACCGTGCCGGCCGCACTGGGCCGGACTCGGCGGAGTCGCGAGCCGGAGGCCGAGTACCTCAAGGTGGTCTTCGTGATCAAGGATGGCAAGGCCCAGGCTCGTCTGGTTCAGACGGACATCAGTGACGAGAGCCACGTCGAGATCACTTCGGGCCTGGGGAGCGACGACCAGGTCATCATCGGCCCGTATCGCGTTCTGGATGTGCTGAAGCACGGGCAGGCGGTAGAGGCAACGGGGGCGACAGCGACCCGCCCGGCCGGGTCGTGA
- a CDS encoding ABC transporter ATP-binding protein: protein MIEIEKLTKVYRVGVEEIHALAGISLTICRNEYVAIMGPSGSGKSTLMNILGCLDIPGGGVYRLNGHDVSRVSQSALARIRGEQIGFVFQTFELLPRATALKNVQLPLVYGGSRHRRQLATEALRRVGLADRLAHRPNELSGGQRQRVAIARALVRHPAILLADEPTGNLDTATGNEIMALFDALHATGQTIIIVTHEAEVAARCQRVIRLRDGYVESDTPNEAAGQHRDRA from the coding sequence ATGATCGAAATCGAGAAACTGACCAAGGTCTACCGCGTCGGGGTCGAGGAGATCCACGCCCTGGCAGGAATCAGCCTGACCATTTGCCGCAACGAGTACGTCGCCATCATGGGACCGAGCGGCTCGGGCAAGAGCACGCTGATGAACATCCTGGGCTGCCTGGACATTCCCGGAGGCGGCGTCTATCGGCTCAACGGGCACGATGTCAGCCGCGTGTCACAGTCGGCTCTGGCCCGGATTCGCGGTGAACAGATCGGCTTCGTCTTCCAGACATTCGAACTGTTGCCTCGGGCCACCGCCCTCAAAAACGTCCAGCTGCCCCTCGTCTACGGCGGATCTCGGCATCGGCGGCAGTTGGCGACCGAAGCGCTCCGGCGCGTGGGCCTGGCCGACCGGCTGGCCCACCGTCCTAACGAGCTTTCGGGCGGGCAGCGGCAACGCGTGGCCATCGCCCGGGCCCTGGTGCGGCACCCGGCCATCCTCCTGGCGGACGAGCCGACGGGAAACCTCGACACCGCCACCGGCAACGAAATCATGGCCCTCTTCGACGCGCTGCACGCCACCGGGCAGACCATCATCATCGTGACCCACGAAGCCGAGGTGGCCGCCCGGTGTCAGCGGGTCATCCGGCTGAGGGACGGGTACGTGGAATCGGATACCCCGAATGAAGCTGCTGGCCAACATCGTGACAGGGCTTGA
- a CDS encoding ABC transporter permease, whose product MLANIVTGLEQLWMNKMRSVLTVLGIIIAVSSVITVVAVIQGFSSYVTNFLQGLGTNAMWVWPQRPPGDAGQALGRIEMTPEDLEAVERRCPAIATLAPLIERRTTLIYRDVKLETSLVATTDKFNLIRGFDVEVGRCFGPVDIESRRQVCVVGREVLRKLQMDTDLMGRYVQVAGQRFQVVGILKSKGSFFGESQDNLVLVPFTTGLKLFPTARRLLAFMVRAQAPELVPEAKAQITSTLRHRHELAPDQPNDFGIETQDEILKEFNKISLIATSALAGVVGISLLVGGIGIMNVMLVSVTERTREIGLRKAVGARRRDILAQFMTEAVLLSCLGGGIGLAIGYGACYLASLHPQMISVIIPWWAVGLGFGFSAGVGVLFGIVPAFKAAILHPIEALRHE is encoded by the coding sequence CTGCTGGCCAACATCGTGACAGGGCTTGAACAGCTCTGGATGAACAAGATGCGATCCGTGCTGACCGTGCTCGGCATCATCATCGCGGTCAGTTCGGTCATTACCGTGGTCGCGGTCATCCAGGGTTTCTCATCCTACGTGACCAATTTCCTGCAGGGGCTGGGCACGAACGCGATGTGGGTCTGGCCCCAGCGCCCCCCGGGCGACGCGGGGCAAGCGTTGGGCCGCATCGAAATGACCCCTGAGGACCTGGAGGCCGTGGAGCGCCGCTGTCCGGCGATCGCCACCCTGGCCCCGCTGATCGAGCGCCGAACCACGCTCATCTACCGCGACGTCAAGCTGGAGACGTCGCTCGTCGCCACCACCGACAAGTTCAACCTGATCCGTGGCTTTGACGTCGAGGTGGGGCGATGCTTCGGGCCGGTGGACATCGAATCACGCCGACAGGTGTGCGTGGTCGGACGCGAAGTGCTCCGCAAACTGCAGATGGACACGGATCTCATGGGCCGCTACGTCCAGGTCGCGGGTCAGCGTTTCCAGGTCGTCGGCATCCTGAAGTCGAAAGGCTCGTTCTTCGGCGAGAGCCAGGATAATCTTGTCCTGGTGCCCTTCACCACCGGACTGAAGCTGTTTCCCACCGCCCGGCGGCTGTTGGCCTTCATGGTCCGCGCCCAGGCCCCGGAACTCGTGCCCGAGGCGAAAGCCCAGATCACCAGCACCCTCCGCCACCGGCATGAACTTGCCCCGGACCAGCCGAACGATTTCGGGATCGAGACGCAGGACGAGATCCTCAAGGAGTTCAACAAGATCAGCTTGATTGCCACCAGCGCCCTGGCCGGCGTCGTGGGAATCTCGCTTCTTGTTGGAGGTATCGGGATTATGAACGTCATGCTGGTGTCGGTGACCGAGCGAACCCGGGAAATCGGCCTGCGCAAGGCGGTCGGCGCCCGCCGGCGGGATATCCTCGCCCAGTTCATGACCGAGGCTGTGCTGCTCAGTTGTCTGGGCGGGGGAATCGGCCTGGCCATCGGCTACGGCGCCTGCTACCTGGCGTCGCTGCACCCGCAGATGATCAGCGTGATCATCCCGTGGTGGGCGGTCGGGCTGGGCTTCGGCTTCTCCGCGGGAGTGGGCGTGCTGTTCGGCATTGTTCCGGCCTTCAAGGCGGCCATCCTGCATCCCATCGAGGCCCTGCGCCACGAATGA
- a CDS encoding response regulator, with translation MNGQPIRILYIEDDLVDRMAFERFVRSRSLPYECTVAESAQGARTHLASERFDLVVSDYALGDGTCLELLPSCRGVPFIVITGTGSEETAVEAMKLGAADYLIKDPDGYYLKVLPATVQNVLQRHKAETELALYRAGLEDLVRKRTAELEAEIQERRRAQEALQASEERLRAALSAANMGTWRWDVLKDQETRDAGLNRILGLDPVESVRNVRDFFDRVHDEDRHEVKEAFLAACRKRGPYLAEFRIVRPDGTIRWLRDQGRPFFDESGTLRYVTGATVDITERKEAEAERTRLERRLRQIDKLNALGELALGAAHEFGNCLTVVRSAMELLQDRRTDPESGSHPIQIISQAVAQGATVARSLQTFGRDLPTEKTTLDLREVLKETQLLLEHTLPKVITLEVSCASDDPIRLHADRAQLQQVLLNLALNARDAMPEGGRLRICAKLKAASDVDDGTETTPSGVPYAELSVTDTGVGIPQDILPHIFDPFFSTKPRGKGTGLGLSIVHGIVHDHGGRIDVHSTVGTGTTFTILLPCREAGVDGEGEGPNREVPRGHGESVLVAVRDPLLRGLAATFLESAGYRTRQAENMAAVEERLGAASEGVQLVILDASLPGDEGSGCLAGVRKMSPSLPIVLLAETTGLPSGRLDAHTVAISGAYDMPELAELVDQSLAFVKSGQAVS, from the coding sequence GTGAACGGCCAACCGATTCGGATTCTGTACATTGAGGACGACCTGGTTGACCGCATGGCGTTCGAGCGGTTTGTGAGGAGCCGGTCGCTCCCTTACGAGTGCACCGTCGCTGAGTCGGCTCAAGGTGCCCGGACACACTTGGCGTCCGAGCGCTTCGATCTCGTCGTCTCCGACTATGCCCTGGGGGACGGCACCTGTCTTGAGCTTCTGCCGAGTTGCCGGGGCGTGCCGTTCATTGTGATTACCGGAACGGGCAGTGAAGAGACGGCCGTCGAGGCGATGAAGCTGGGGGCGGCGGACTATCTGATCAAGGACCCGGACGGGTACTACCTCAAGGTTCTTCCGGCGACGGTCCAGAACGTCCTCCAGCGCCACAAGGCGGAGACCGAGCTGGCCCTCTACCGGGCGGGCCTCGAGGATCTGGTGCGGAAGCGCACCGCCGAGCTTGAGGCCGAGATTCAGGAGCGCCGGCGGGCTCAGGAAGCTCTGCAGGCAAGTGAGGAACGGTTGCGGGCGGCGCTGTCGGCGGCCAACATGGGAACTTGGCGTTGGGATGTCCTGAAGGACCAGGAAACGAGGGATGCCGGCCTCAACCGGATTCTGGGGCTTGATCCGGTGGAGTCAGTCCGAAATGTACGGGACTTCTTCGATCGCGTTCATGACGAGGACCGCCACGAGGTGAAAGAAGCGTTCCTGGCCGCGTGCCGGAAGCGGGGTCCCTATCTGGCGGAGTTTCGCATCGTGCGTCCGGACGGAACCATCCGCTGGTTGCGTGATCAAGGCAGGCCGTTTTTCGACGAGTCCGGCACGCTGCGATACGTGACCGGCGCCACGGTGGACATTACCGAGCGAAAGGAGGCGGAGGCCGAGCGGACTCGCCTGGAGAGACGCCTCCGGCAGATTGACAAGCTGAACGCCCTGGGAGAACTCGCGCTCGGCGCGGCCCACGAGTTCGGCAACTGCCTGACGGTGGTCCGCTCCGCGATGGAACTGCTCCAGGATCGTCGGACGGACCCGGAATCGGGCTCCCACCCGATCCAGATCATCTCTCAGGCGGTCGCCCAAGGAGCCACGGTCGCCCGCTCGCTGCAGACGTTCGGGCGCGACCTTCCCACGGAGAAAACCACCCTTGACTTACGGGAGGTCCTGAAGGAAACGCAGTTGTTGCTCGAGCACACCCTGCCCAAGGTGATCACGCTCGAGGTCAGCTGCGCGAGCGACGATCCGATCCGGCTTCACGCCGACCGGGCTCAACTGCAGCAGGTCCTGCTCAACCTGGCCCTGAACGCCCGCGATGCCATGCCGGAAGGCGGCCGGCTCCGCATTTGTGCCAAGCTCAAAGCCGCCTCCGATGTGGACGACGGAACGGAGACGACGCCGTCAGGCGTGCCATACGCCGAGTTGTCCGTAACTGACACGGGTGTGGGAATCCCCCAGGACATCCTGCCCCACATCTTCGACCCGTTCTTTTCGACCAAGCCCCGGGGGAAGGGCACGGGGCTGGGATTGTCGATCGTCCACGGCATCGTCCACGATCACGGCGGGAGAATCGATGTTCACTCAACCGTCGGCACGGGTACCACGTTCACCATTCTCCTGCCCTGCCGGGAAGCGGGCGTCGACGGCGAGGGTGAGGGGCCGAACCGCGAGGTTCCCCGCGGCCATGGGGAATCGGTCCTGGTGGCCGTGAGGGACCCGCTTCTGCGCGGTTTGGCGGCGACATTCCTCGAGTCGGCGGGGTATCGGACGCGGCAGGCCGAGAACATGGCCGCGGTCGAGGAACGGCTGGGGGCTGCGTCCGAGGGCGTTCAACTGGTGATCCTGGATGCATCGCTTCCCGGCGATGAGGGATCCGGTTGTTTGGCCGGGGTGCGGAAGATGAGCCCATCCCTGCCGATCGTTCTGCTGGCCGAGACCACCGGCTTGCCTTCGGGCCGGCTCGATGCCCATACCGTGGCAATCTCCGGTGCCTATGACATGCCCGAGCTGGCCGAGTTGGTTGACCAATCGCTCGCTTTCGTCAAGAGTGGGCAAGCGGTCTCCTGA
- a CDS encoding response regulator, whose translation MRSTKPILLVEDDEVDQMTIQRALKEIHVTNRLDIVGNGEEAIAFLRDPAQDRPGIILLDLNMPRMNGVEFLRAVKADTTLRGIPVIVLTSSREEQDRVESFNLSVAGYMVKPVDYRQFVEVVRTIDLYWTLSELPE comes from the coding sequence ATGCGAAGCACGAAGCCGATTCTTCTGGTGGAGGATGACGAAGTCGATCAGATGACCATCCAGCGAGCCCTCAAGGAGATTCATGTCACCAATCGCCTGGACATCGTCGGCAACGGCGAGGAAGCCATCGCGTTTTTGAGGGACCCCGCCCAGGATCGCCCGGGTATTATTCTGCTGGACCTCAATATGCCCCGAATGAATGGCGTGGAGTTCCTGCGCGCGGTCAAGGCGGACACCACGTTGAGAGGGATACCCGTCATTGTGTTGACGTCTTCCCGCGAGGAACAGGATCGGGTCGAGAGCTTCAACCTCAGCGTGGCAGGCTACATGGTGAAGCCGGTTGACTACCGCCAATTCGTTGAAGTGGTGCGGACCATCGATCTGTACTGGACGCTCAGCGAACTGCCCGAATAG
- a CDS encoding tetratricopeptide repeat protein has translation MNDWLDAETRAERAMQLSESRQWQQALAELNAAIAINPHDVHWHIQRGNILDELERYEEAVEAYETALSMDDESAEVATFLGMDLIRVGRHKDAVRLFEGLAARRVDYEPAYCNQIAAYTRIGDHEKAEEMFYVAQQLEPDCPHCFHHLAESLACRGQFDRALFCWQRVLDIAPDYPNVQRRIAQVHRLQGDRAKAREAYLEALRADPGNCDLLADLGDLMIEMGNLEAAAAKFSYLLDLEPDHTRGNVMLGLIELRNGRHASAVERFEFVLAVEPDYPGLRTYLGEAEYCRANIAGAVEHLKAAIEQDPRDTVALVAMGNCHLKARRLGDAEGFYRKALGVRPDVVAALHNLAVCRFLADDLEKGVRYCRRALRHDPANVMVMYKLALAQMELGRWAEAGEFVRRGLSLDPEHVGMNYLARHTRRLKLRWYVGRVLHLDRRLLRLVVNACRTATPAPA, from the coding sequence ATGAACGACTGGTTGGATGCTGAAACACGGGCCGAGCGAGCGATGCAGCTCAGCGAATCGCGCCAGTGGCAGCAGGCCCTGGCCGAACTCAACGCCGCCATCGCGATCAACCCGCACGACGTCCACTGGCACATTCAGCGTGGCAACATTCTCGATGAGCTCGAGCGATATGAAGAAGCGGTCGAAGCCTACGAAACCGCTCTCTCGATGGATGATGAATCCGCCGAGGTCGCCACGTTCCTGGGGATGGACTTGATACGTGTCGGTCGTCACAAGGACGCGGTACGCCTGTTCGAGGGTCTGGCCGCTCGCCGGGTTGACTATGAGCCGGCCTACTGCAACCAGATCGCGGCGTATACCCGCATCGGCGATCACGAGAAGGCCGAGGAGATGTTCTACGTTGCCCAGCAGCTGGAGCCCGATTGCCCGCACTGCTTCCATCATCTGGCGGAGTCGCTTGCCTGCCGGGGGCAGTTTGACCGTGCCCTGTTCTGTTGGCAGCGCGTGCTCGACATTGCGCCTGACTACCCGAATGTCCAACGCCGGATTGCCCAGGTGCATCGCCTGCAGGGCGACCGGGCCAAGGCCCGTGAAGCCTATCTTGAAGCCCTTCGGGCCGACCCCGGCAACTGCGATCTTCTGGCCGACCTGGGTGACCTGATGATCGAAATGGGCAACCTGGAGGCCGCGGCGGCCAAGTTCTCGTACTTGCTCGACCTGGAGCCCGATCACACCCGGGGCAACGTCATGCTCGGTCTGATCGAGCTTCGCAACGGCCGGCATGCATCCGCGGTCGAGCGTTTTGAGTTCGTCCTGGCCGTCGAGCCGGACTACCCCGGCCTGCGCACTTATCTCGGCGAAGCCGAGTACTGTCGGGCGAACATTGCCGGAGCGGTCGAGCACCTCAAAGCGGCGATTGAGCAGGACCCGCGGGATACCGTGGCCCTGGTCGCCATGGGCAACTGCCACCTGAAGGCTCGGCGGCTGGGTGATGCCGAGGGTTTCTATCGCAAGGCCCTTGGGGTCCGGCCGGACGTCGTGGCCGCCCTGCACAACCTGGCGGTCTGCCGGTTCCTCGCGGACGACCTTGAGAAAGGCGTTCGCTACTGTCGGCGGGCCTTGCGCCACGATCCCGCGAACGTGATGGTCATGTACAAGCTGGCCCTGGCGCAGATGGAACTGGGCCGCTGGGCGGAAGCAGGGGAGTTCGTTCGCAGGGGGCTCAGCCTTGATCCTGAACACGTCGGCATGAACTACCTTGCCCGCCACACGCGCCGGTTGAAGCTGCGTTGGTACGTGGGCCGCGTTTTGCACCTTGATCGCCGCCTGCTCCGCCTGGTTGTCAACGCATGTCGGACCGCGACTCCAGCGCCGGCCTGA